One genomic window of Thermoanaerobacterales bacterium includes the following:
- the mutM gene encoding bifunctional DNA-formamidopyrimidine glycosylase/DNA-(apurinic or apyrimidinic site) lyase codes for MPELPEVETIVRGLGRHLPGRSIRNVHLFRESVIARPDPRRFAALLAGRRIEQVTRRGKYILMRLSGGLVLAAHLRMTGQLVYQDESSALPRHTHAVLELDRGILRFTDPRRFGRLWLVPEDELDKVSGLAGLGMEPLDGAFAEPAFRDRLRGRRRGIKSLLLDQRFIAGLGNIYTDEALYRACIHPARAAGDLSARETRALYRAIKDVLAEGINHGGTSVRDYVDASGAEGRFQARLLVYGRKDRPCPRCGRPIARTVCAGRGTYYCPRCQEEEKER; via the coding sequence TGAGCTACCCGAAGTAGAGACTATCGTCCGGGGCCTGGGCCGGCATCTTCCGGGCCGCTCCATCCGCAACGTGCACCTTTTTCGGGAGAGCGTCATCGCCCGTCCGGACCCGCGCCGGTTTGCGGCTCTCCTCGCCGGGCGGCGGATAGAACAAGTCACCCGCCGGGGCAAGTACATCCTGATGAGACTCTCAGGGGGATTGGTCCTGGCCGCTCACCTGCGCATGACCGGCCAGCTGGTATACCAGGATGAATCGTCCGCCCTCCCCAGGCACACGCATGCCGTCCTGGAACTCGACCGGGGCATCCTGCGATTCACCGACCCCCGCCGTTTCGGGCGCCTGTGGCTGGTCCCCGAAGACGAACTGGACAAGGTTTCGGGCCTGGCCGGGCTGGGCATGGAACCCCTGGACGGGGCCTTTGCGGAACCGGCCTTCCGCGACCGTCTGCGCGGGCGGCGCCGCGGGATCAAGTCCCTGCTGCTCGACCAGCGCTTTATCGCCGGCCTGGGGAACATCTACACCGACGAGGCGCTGTACCGCGCCTGCATCCACCCCGCCCGCGCCGCCGGCGACCTGTCGGCCCGGGAAACGCGGGCTCTGTACCGGGCCATTAAAGACGTCCTGGCCGAGGGCATCAACCACGGCGGGACAAGCGTACGGGACTACGTCGACGCCTCCGGCGCAGAGGGCCGCTTCCAGGCAAGGCTCCTCGTGTACGGGCGCAAGGACCGGCCCTGCCCCCGTTGCGGCCGGCCGATCGCCCGGACCGTCTGCGCCGGGCGGGGCACCTACTATTGCCCGCGCTGCCAGGAGGAAGAGAAGGAGAGGTAA
- the ytaF gene encoding sporulation membrane protein YtaF, which yields MELAALLLFGLALSLDGLGAGLAYGIRRIRMPVSSLLIISLVSGGAVSVSLFCGHLAAAVLNPQFAQQAGGWLLVGLGLWILTQALRTATRRILRIRVPPLGLVIQVLFEPLQADLDASGCISAREAMLLGTALAMDAFGAGFAIALSGLHTALVPLFVVAGLFLMVSLGLVLGQRVVKSTGHKVNLLPGCLLIVIGMFRILKGASQ from the coding sequence TTGGAACTGGCAGCCTTGCTTCTCTTCGGCCTGGCTCTCAGCTTGGACGGGCTGGGCGCCGGACTCGCTTACGGGATACGGCGGATCCGCATGCCTGTCTCGTCGCTGCTGATTATCAGCCTGGTTTCCGGCGGAGCCGTCAGCGTCTCGCTCTTCTGCGGTCACCTGGCCGCCGCGGTCCTGAACCCGCAGTTTGCGCAGCAGGCCGGCGGCTGGCTCCTGGTAGGGCTCGGCCTGTGGATCCTGACCCAGGCGTTGCGCACGGCGACTCGACGCATCCTGCGCATCCGCGTGCCCCCGCTGGGTCTGGTCATCCAGGTCCTGTTCGAACCCCTGCAGGCGGACCTGGACGCCTCGGGCTGCATCTCGGCCCGCGAGGCGATGCTCCTGGGCACGGCGCTGGCCATGGACGCCTTCGGCGCGGGGTTCGCCATCGCTCTTTCGGGCCTGCACACGGCGCTGGTGCCGCTGTTCGTGGTGGCCGGCCTCTTCCTGATGGTATCCCTGGGCCTGGTTCTCGGGCAGCGGGTGGTGAAAAGCACCGGCCACAAGGTGAACCTGCTCCCGGGATGCCTGTTGATCGTGATCGGGATGTTCCGGATATTGAAAGGGGCCTCGCAATGA
- the coaE gene encoding dephospho-CoA kinase (Dephospho-CoA kinase (CoaE) performs the final step in coenzyme A biosynthesis.): MKLIGLTGDAGSGKSTVARLLAELGAAVIDADRLARAVVAPGSPGLAAVAARFGPSYLTPGGELDRAQLGDLVFNDPEAHRVLDEILLPPITRAIEDEIARLEREGTDVAVLDAPRLLEARLDRLVDEVWVVTADEPVKVARLAARGVPADRARRILANQIPQAEKVRHAHRVIDNNGSLTDLRAQVIKAWTAFHPG, from the coding sequence ATGAAGCTCATCGGCCTTACCGGTGACGCCGGCAGTGGAAAATCGACGGTGGCGCGGCTGCTCGCCGAACTCGGGGCGGCGGTGATCGACGCCGACCGTCTGGCCCGCGCCGTCGTCGCCCCGGGATCGCCCGGTCTGGCGGCCGTCGCGGCCCGCTTCGGCCCGTCCTACCTCACGCCCGGCGGCGAACTTGACCGTGCACAGCTGGGCGACCTGGTCTTCAACGACCCGGAGGCGCACCGCGTTCTGGACGAGATCCTTCTCCCTCCGATCACCCGCGCCATAGAGGATGAAATCGCGCGCCTGGAAAGGGAAGGCACGGACGTCGCTGTCCTTGACGCCCCGCGCCTGCTGGAGGCCCGGCTTGACCGCCTGGTGGACGAGGTCTGGGTCGTTACCGCCGATGAGCCCGTCAAGGTGGCACGCCTGGCCGCCCGCGGCGTCCCCGCCGACCGGGCGCGCCGCATCCTGGCGAACCAGATACCACAGGCGGAGAAGGTTCGCCATGCCCACCGCGTAATTGACAACAACGGTTCCTTGACAGACCTCCGGGCCCAGGTTATAAAGGCATGGACAGCCTTCCACCCGGGGTGA